ATCACGATCGGAAAGTAATTATTTCCGCATAGGCTGCAGGGAATTTCCTAAAATTATTGGACGGTGCCCAGATCCATCAGTGCCCAAGCTGGCTGGAAAACTGCCCCACTGCATCCACCACCTTCTTGGCCCCTTCCTGAATTTCGACGATCACGCCACCGGTATCCGCCGCCAGCGCCAACCCTTGTTCGGCCTGGCGCTTGCTGGTGTCGATGATATCCACAGCCGCCTGGGCCAGTTGCTCGTTCTGCTGCACCACCTTGGCAATTTCTTCGGTGGCGCTGCTGGTGCGCGAGGCCAGTTGGCGCACTTCGTCGGCGACCACGGCAAAACCACGGCCCTGCTCACCGGCCCGGGCTGCCTCGATGGCGGCGTTGAGCGCCAGCAGGTTGGTCTGGCCGGCAATGTCGCTGATGGTCTTGATAATTGCACCAATGACCTTGGACTGTTTATCCAGCGCCTGGATGCCATCGGCGGCGGATTGCATGGAGCCCTCCAGGCCGCGCATCACTTCCACGGTCTGGGTTACCACGTCGGTGGCTTTGCGGGCGCTGCTGTCGGTTTCCAACGAGGTGGTGTAGGCAATGTCCGCCGCCTGGGCCACGGCCTGTTCCTGGTTGACCTGTTCGGTAATCACGGTGGCAAATTTGACCACCTTGTACAGCACGTCATGGGCATCGAAGATCGGGTTGTAGGACGCCTCCAGCCAAATGGTCCGGCCATGGGCGTCGATGCGCTTGAAGCGATCGGCCACATATTCGCCACGGCGCAGTTTGTCCCAGAACGCCTGGTAGCCAGCCGAGTTGGCTTCTTCCGGTTCGCAGAACATGCGGTGGTGCTTGCCACGCACTTGCTCAAGGTTGTAACCCACCGTCTGCAGGAAGCGGTCATTGGCCGTCAGCACCACGCCATCGAGGTTGAACTCGATCACGGCGGTGGAGCGCATCAGCGCCTTGATCAGGCTCTCGTGCTCGCGCGAGGTTTCGATGGTGCGAGTCAGGTCACTGGAGTGCAGGGTGAAGTGCTTGATGCGCCCCTCGCTGTTCTTGACCGGCTGCAGAATCGAACGCAACCAGGCTTCTTCGCCGTTGCCACGCAGTAGCCGGAAAGCGCCGTTAAGGTGTTCACCACGGGTGATGGCGGTTTTCATCCGTTGGTGAAAGTCGAGCTTCTTCACATGTGCCGGCACGAAGTCTTCGATATTGCGCCCGATCAGTTGCTCGGCGCGGTAAAGCATCTCTTGCTCGAAGTTACTGTTGACCTGCTCGATGCGCCCCTGGGGGTCGAGTTGCAGCACCAGCATTTCGCTGTCCAGGCTGCACTTGACCTGTTCGACGGACGACAGGTCCTCGCGCAGTTGCTGGATTTCTTTCTTGAGCTTGCTGTTGAACATCACCGCTCTCCCGGAGCGCATCACCTGATCGAATGCAATTGCATCGGCCAGCACCGGGATGTTCTTGAGTGCACTGCACGCAAATATTCACTCAGCTGAAAATGCCGGAAATCAGGCGTCACCTGCATGTCACCTGGCCGTCACATAAGCGCAATCAAGCAGGCGGACACTTTTTGTCATGAATACACCTGCCCTACGCATCACCCTCGTCAGCGAAACCTTCCCACCCGAGATCAACGGCGTGGCCAACACGCTTGGCCGCCTCAGCGACGGCCTGCGCCAGCGCGGCCATCGTGTAGAGATCGTGCGCCCGCGCCAGCCAGGCGAAAAGCCTTTCAAGGATGACCAGGACTTGCTGCTGTGCCGTGGCTGGGGGCTGCCGGGCTATCCGGGCCTGCAGTGGGGTGAGGTGTCGATGCACAAGTTACTGCGCCGCTGGCGCAGGCATCGGCCGGATGTGCTTTACATCGCCACGGAGGGGCCTTTGGGGCTTAGCGCGCTGCGTGCTGCCCGCCGGCTAGGGATTGCGGTAGTCAGCGGCTTTCATACCAATTTCCCCCAGTATTCGGGCCAGTATGGCCTGGGCTTGCTGGCGCGCCTGCTCACACATTATCTACGGTGGTTCCACCGGCGCACGGCCACCACGCTGGTGCCCAGCCAAAGCCAGCGCCTTGAACTGCAGCGCAGGGGGTTCGAGCGCCTGGCATTGATGGCCCGTGGCGTGGATGCCTGCCTGTTCAACCCGTGCCGGCGCAGCCCTGCATTGCGTGATAGCTGGGGGCTGGGCCCGAATGACATCGCCGTGCTGCATGTGGGGCGCCTGGCGGCAGAAAAAAACCTCGCCCTGCTACACCCCTGCTTCGAAGCGTTGCAAAAGGCTTATCCACAGCAGCGGTTGCGCCTGGTTGTGGTGGGTGACGGCCCCCTCCGTGCAACCCTTGAGCGGCAACTGCCAGAGGCTGTTTTCTGCGGTGCCCAACGTGGTGAAGTGCTGGCCGAGCACTATGCCTGCGGCGACCTGTTCCTGTTCCCTAGCCTGACCGAAACTTTTGGCAATGTGGTACTGGAAGCCATGGCTTCAGGCTTGGCGGTGGTCGCCTACGACGAAGCAGCCGCCGCCCAGCACATCCGCCATGGCCACAGCGGTGCATTGGCCATGCCGGCGGACCAGGCCGGGTTTATCGATGCAGCCTGTTGGTTGCTCGAAGAGCAGGAAACACTGCGCAGGGTACGCCTCAATGCCCGGCAACACGCCAGCCGCCAAGGTTGGCCAGCCATTGTCGAGCAATTTGAAACGCACCTGCACGACGCCTGCCTGGCTATGGCATCAGGCCGCCAGACAGCCTCTTCATCACTGGCAATCAAGCCAGGCTCGTCAGCGCCTCACGGCTGAATGGCAGTACATCGGCTTCGCGGCCTTCACGAACCTTCTGCGCCCACTCGGCATCCACCAACAAGGCCCGGCCAACTGCCACCAGGTCGAACTCCTGATCGCCCAACCGGCGCAACAGGCCCTCCAGGCTGGCCGGCTTGGCCACTTTGTCGGTATCGACCATGAACTGCAGAAACTCACCGTCGAGCCCCACGCTGCCTACCGTGATGGTCGGTTTGCCGGTCAGGATGCGCGCCCAACCCGCGAGGTTCAGCGGCGAGCCTTCGAATTCCGGCTCCCAGAAGCGCCGTGTAGAGCAATGGAAGATATCCACACCCGCATCAGACAATGGCTTGAGGAATGCGCCAAGTGCTTCGGGCGTTTCCACCAGGCGAGCGCTGTAGTCCTGCTGTTTCCACTGCGAGAAACGGAAGATGATCGGGAAGTCCGGCCCTACCGCAGCCCGCACGGCCTCGATCAGTTCAATGGCAAAACGCGAGCGGCCCGCCAGGTCGCCCCCGTACTCATCGGTGCGACGGTTGCTGGCCTCCCAGAAGAACTGGTCGATCAGGTAGCCGTGGGCGCCGTGAATCTCGACACCGTCCATGCCGATGCGCTGGGCGTCGCGGGCGGCCTGGGCAAAGGCGGCAATTACGGCGCGGATGTCGTCCTGGCTCATGCCATGCACCAGCACCTGCCCGTCCTTCACTTTCTCACTCGGGCCGTAACCCGGCACACTGGCGTCCGGCTCGGTGCCCAAACGGCGTACAGCGCCAACGTGCCACAGTTGCGGGACGATGCGACCGCCTTCGGCATGCACTGCCTCGACCACCCGCTGCCAACCCGCCAAGGCATCTTCGCCGTGGAAGCGTGGCACGTTTGGATAACCATTGGCGGCGATATGCCCGACCGTGGTGCCCTCGGTGATGATCAGGCCCACACCTGCGGCGGCACGGCGGCGGTAGTATTCGACCACACCGTCATGGGGAACACCACCTGGGCAGAATGTGCGGGTCATGGGGGCCATGACGACGCGGGTCGGCAACTCGAGTGCGCCGAGAGCAAAGGGTTGGAACAAAGGATTGGTGGGCATGGGGCGCATCCGTCCGGAAGAGAAGATGCGCTCAGATTAAGAACTGTGGCCAGGCAGGCACAGCATTATTGATCTGGGTGATTGAAGCCTATCGAGTGGCACATGCCTGTAGGAGCGACACTATGCCGCTCCTACATCGGCAAGGTTCAGTCCAGGGCCTTCTCGATCGCCTGTACAACGGTAGGATCATCCGGCGCGGTACGCGGCGCAAAACGCGCGAGCACCCGCCCATCCTTGCCAACCAGGAACTTCTCGAAGTTCCAGGTGATATCGCCGGGGAATTCGGCGCCCTCGCCAGCCAACAGCCGATACAGCGAATGGCGTTGCGGCCCGTTCACCTCAAGCTTGGCCCCCAACGGGAAGCTCACGCCGTAGTTGAGGCTGCAAAATTCCTGAATCTCTTTTTCACTGCCCGGCTCCTGCCCGGCAAACTGGTTGCACGGCAGGCCAAGCACATTGAAACCTTTGCCCTTGAACTGCTGCTGCAGTTTTTCCAGCGAGGCGTATTGCGGCGTCAGGCCACACTTGGAGGCGACATTGACCACCAGCACCACCTGGCCCTTGAACGGTGCCAAAGGCAGGTCCTGGCCGTCCAGCGCCTTCAACGTCAGGTCGTGAAATGCACTCATGATGAATCCCCTCTCAGGTTCCCGGTTGCCGCAGCAGGCGAATTGCGCCCACTAAAAAGGCGCTCATCCAAGCCGTGCCCCTCCCTGCGGGAGGCATGCCGGCTTGTCCGAGCGCCTGGCGACTTTCTGAGCTTAGCGCAGAAAATCAGTGGTGATGGCCACCTTCACCGTGGATGTGACGGTGAGCGATTTCTTCTTCGCTGGCGTCACGCACGTTGACTACCTTGACCTGGAAGGTCAGGCGCTGACCGGCCAGCGGGTGGTTGCCATCAACGGTAACGTCGTCGCCGTCGATATCGCGGATGGTGACGATCTGCATCTGGCCATCCGGCGCCGAAGCGTGGAACTGCATGCCCACTTCCAGCTCGTCTACGCCTTCGAACAGGCTGCGGTTCAGGGTGCTGACCAGTTCGGCCAGGTACTCGCCGTAGGCGTCTTCCGGCTCGATGGTGACGTTCAGCTCTTCACCGGCTTGTTTGCCTTCCAGGGCTTTTTCCAGGCCCGGGATGATGTTGCCGGCACCGTGCAGGTAGACCAGCGGCGCGCCACCGGCGGAGCTGTCGATGGTCTCCCCGGCGTCATTGGTCAGGGTATAGTCGATGGAGACTGCCTTGTTGGCGGCGATCAGCATGGGGTAAGACCTTTTGCATAAGTATGTAGAACGCACAAGTGTAACCAACGCATCGCCCGATTGCGAACGCACCTCGGACCGGGGGCGGCCCATCAGTCGGATCACCGGCTTTCATCAGGACGAAGAAGGCCACTGGGTGGTCGACCTGAGCTGCGGGCACACCCAGCACCTTCGCCACCAGCCGCCGTGGCAGGCGCGCCCTTGGGTGCTTGACCCTACGCAACGTGCGCAGCGCATCGGCGAAGCTTTCGCGTGTGGCTGGTGTGCACAGCAGGCCGATGACGCTACCCTTGGCCGTTGATTCCTTGCACAGCTTATTTCGAGAAGCACGCATGCAGACATTTTTCATTGCGCCGACAGACTTTGGCGTCGGCCTGACTTCCATCAGCCTGGGCCTGGTGCGCACCCTTGAGCGCGCCGGGCTGAAGGTCGGCTTCTTCAAGCCCATCGCCCAGCCTCACCCCGGCGATACCGGCCCGGAGCGCTCCAGCGAACTGGTGGCCCGCACCCACGGCATCAAGCCCCCGCCCCCCCTGAGCCTGGCCCAGGTCGAGCGCATGCTCGGCGACGGCCAACTGGACGAGCTGCTCGAAGAAATCATCCGCCTTTACCAGCAAGCCTGCCTCGGTAACGACGTGGTGGTGGTCGAAGGCATGGTGCCGACCCGCCACGCCAGCTACGCTGCGCGGGTCAACCTGCACCTGGCCAAGAGCCTGGACGCCGAAGTGATCCTGGTGTCCGCCCCGGAGAACGAGGTGCTCAGTGAACTGTCCGGGCGCGTCGAACTGCAGGCCCAATTGTTCGGCGGCCCACGCGACCCCAAGGTGCTCGGCGTCATCCTGAACAAGGTACGCACCGACGAGAGCATGGCCGATTTCGCCACGCGCCTGCGCGAGCATTCGCCCTTGTTGCGAGGCAACGACTTCCGCCTGCTCGGCTGCATCCCGTTTCAGCCCGAACTGAACGCCCCTCGCACCCGCGATGTGGCCGAACTGCTCGGTGCCCAAGTGCTCAATGCCGGCGATTACGAGCAGCGCCGCATGAACAAGATCATCATCTGTGCGCGTACCGTGGCCAATACCGTGCCGCTGCTCACGCCCGGGACATTGGTGGTCACCCCCGGCGACCGTGATGACATCATCCTTGCCGTAAGCCTGGCCGCCCTGAACGGCGTACCGCTCGCGGGGCTTTTGCTGACCAGCGACAGCAAACCCGACCCTCGCATTCTGGGCCTGTGCCGTGGCGCCTTGCAGGCGGGGCTGCCGATTCTTTCGGTCAGCACTGGCTCGTACGACACGGCTAACCAGCTTAACTCGCTGAACCGCGAAATCCCGGTGGATGACCGCGAACGTGCCGAGTTCATCACCGATTTCGTTGCCAGCCATCTGGACGCCGCGTGGTTGCATCAGCGTTGTGGCACGCCGCGGGAAATGCGCCTGTCGCCTGCGGTGTTCCGTTATCAGCTAATCCAGCGTGCGCAGCAGGCCAACAAACGCATTGTCCTGCCAGAGGGCGCCGAACCGCTGCTGGTGCAGGCCGCCGCCATCTGCCAGGCGCGCGGCATCGCCCGTTGCGTGCTGCTGGCCAAGCCCGAGGACGTCGAGGCCGTGGCCCGTGCCCAGGGCATTACCCTGCCAGCCGACCTTGAGGTGCTGGACCCGGACCTGATCCGTGGGCGCTATGTAGAACCGATGGTCGACCTGCGCAAGAGCAAAAACCTCAACGCGCCCATGGCCGAACAGCAACTGGAAGACCCGGTGGTGCTCGGCACCATGATGCTGGCGCTGGATGAGGTCGACGGGCTGGTATCTGGCCTGGTGCACTCCACCGCCAACACCATTCGCCCGGCCTTGCAATTGATCAAGACCGCACCGGGCGCCAGCCTGGTGTCGTCGGTTTATTTCATGCTGTTTCCGGAGCAGGTGCTGGTGTATGGCGATTGTGTGATGAACCCGCACCCCGGCGCCGGCGAGCTGGCCGAAATTGCCCGGCAGAGCGCTGAGTCGGCGCAGGCGTTCGGTATTGCGCCACGGGTGGCGATGATCAGCTATTCAAGCGATTCGGCCAGTGACGAGGAAGTAGGTAAAGTGCGCGAAGCCACGCGCCTGGCGCAGGAGGCTGAACGGGAGCTGGTGATTGACGGGCCGCTGCAGTATGACGCTGCCGCCAACCCGGAGATTGCTCGCCAGTTGGCGCCACACAGCCCTGTTGCGGGCCGCGCCACGGTGTTCGTGTTCCCGGACTTGAACACCGGCAACACGACTCACAAGGCGGTGCAGCGCAGCACCGATGGCGTCAGCCTGGGGCCGATGCTGCAGGGGCTGCGCAAGCCGGTGAACGACTTGCCGCGCGGGGCGCAGGTGGACGATATCGTGCACACCATTGCCCTCACCGCCATTCAGGCAAGCGCCCTGTAGGAGCGGCTTCAGCCGCGATCACCGGCGAAGCCGTTGCCATCTACCGCGTCAGCTTCATCGCGGCGGTCCGACGTCTCGGTGAATCCGCTCCTACAGGAAAACGGCGAACCGCGACAGGCTCAAGGATACTGCTGAACCTGGCCCTGCTGCTCGTACTGCTGGCCAGGGATCGGCTTCAGGTTCACTTCTACGCGGCGGTTCTGCGCACGGCCATTGGCGTCGGCGTTGCTGGCAATCGGCTGATCGGGGCCCATGCCGCGTACCGAAACGCGCGAAGCGTCCACGCCTTGGGAAGTCAGGTAGGTGCTGACGGCCTGGGCACGGCGCTGGGACAAGTCCATGTTGTGCTGGCGGCTACCGGTGCTGTCGGTGAAGCCAACCACTTCGATGGTGTTCTGATTGAACTGCCGGAACGAGGTCGCCAGGTTGTTCAGCGGCGAGTAGAAGCTCGGGGCGATATTGGCCGAATCGGTGGCGAAGGTAATGTTGCCCGGCATGATCAGCTTGATCTGGTCGCCCTGGCGCTGCACCTCAACGCCGGTATTGGCCATCTGCGCACGCAGTTCGGCTTCCTGCTTGTCGGCGTAGTAACCGTAACCTGCGGCAGCGGCGCCCACTGCGGCGGCGCCGATCAGTGCGCCTTTGCCACGGTTGTTGTGATCGATGGCAGCACCGGCGATGGCACCTGCCAGCGCGCCCAGGCCGCCGTATTTGGCAGTCTTGCTCATCCCCGTGGAGCCGCCCTGCGCCTGGCCTTGGTTGTCATAAGGATTCTGCCCGGCGCAGCCGGTCATCAGGGCTGCAGCGGTTGCGACGATAATCAGACGACGCATGGTGAACATGGACAAGCTCCTACAAATATTCGAGTGTGCGGCAGATCGTGGTTGGATCTATGCCAGCCTTGGATTGCATCGCGGCAGAATAATTCCATGAAACGCTGTTAATGCAAGTTCATGCCCGTACGAAAGGGTTCTCGCGCATCTCGTCACCCAGTTTGGTGTCCGGGCCGTGGCCGGTCACCACGATGGCGTCTTCATCCAGGCGGTAGAGCCGCTCCTTGATAGAGCGCACGATGGCACGCTGGTCACCGCCCCACAGGTCGGTGCGGCCGATGCCCCTGCGGAACAGGGTGTCGCCGGCAATCAGCAGCTTGGCGTCGGCAAACCAGAAGCTCATCGAACCCGGCGTGTGTCCCGGGGTGTGCAAGGCCACGCCACAACCACACGCCAGCTCTTCGTCATCACCCAGCCAGCGGTCCGGGGAAGGCACCGGGGTGTAGGGCACGCCGAACATCTGGCACTGCATTTCGAGGTTGTCCCACAGCACCTGGTCGTCCTTGTGCAGGTGCAGGGTTGCACCGGTCAGCTCCTTGAGCTTGCCAGAGGCCATGAAATGGTCGAAGTGCGCGTGGGTGTGGATGATGCTCACCAGGGTCAGGCCGTGAGCCTGCAGGCGGGCGAGGATTTTTTCAGGGTCACCGCCCGGGTCGACGACGATGGCCTTTTTGGTCAGCGGGTCGCCGATCAGCGTGCAGTTGCACTGCAGGGGGCCTACGGGGAAGGTTTCGCGGATGAGGGAGGGTGTTGGGGGCATGGAGGTCACCGGGGTGTAAGTCCAGGTGATTGTAAGCGCATTCGCTGGCGCAGGGCTTGAGCCTTTTGGCGCCTGTGAAATCGAGCGCCGCCCGCGCGGCGCTCGATCTCGGCGACACTAGAGAACCCAAGCCGAGCCTACGGCAAATACAACCTGAACAACCCGCCCCCCAACGCCCCACCGTTGGCAATCTCGATCCGCCCACGCACCCCGTCGCGCTCATGCAGCGCAGCAATCCGCGCCGCAAAATACAGGCCCAACCCGGTACTGCCACTCTGGGCATCAATACCCTGGGTGTAATCCTGTTGCCGCTCCAGCATCCGCGCCGGATAGCCCGGCCCGTCGTCGTTGACGCTGATCACCAGTTGCTCGTCTTCTTCGGCAATGCTGATCAACAGGGCATGCCCGGCATACCGAGTGGCATTGGTGACCACGTTGGCAATAACCGTCGCCACCAGTTCACGGTCAAAAAAGCCCAGCGGGTTATCGGTATCGATGCGCCAGGTGGCGAGGATGTCGTTGCGCTCGAGTACCTGCTGGTGGGCGGCGAGCTGGGCTTCGATGAAGTCGTCCAGTTCGTGGTAGTCGGGGCACAGCGGCAGTTGGTTGGCACCCAACTTGTACAGCCCGAGCATCTGCACCAGCATGCCATTGAGGTGGCGGAATTCGTGTTCGATCACGCCTTGCTCGGTACCGCTGCGCAGTTCTTCGGGCAGGCGCGCCAGCCACTGGTCGTGGGACTGGATCAACGCCGACAGCGAGTTTTTCAGGTCGTGCACGGTGGAGGCAATCACCGTGGAAAAGTCCAGCCCCTGATTATCCTGGCTCATGCGCCGAAAACCTTGATGTGCAATTTACGGTAGCGGTCGAAGCGGCTGTCGCTGCTGGGGATGCCGGCTACGTTGGTCAGGCAGTTGCGGCACTCCTGCAAGAATGCTGGGGGCGTGGGTTCGCCACCGATGCGCAGCAACGCCTGGGCAGTATTGAGCGCGATGCTGATGTTCTTGGGTTGCAGCGACAAGGCTTTGCGGAACATCTGTAACGCTTCGTTAAGCTGCCCGAGCTGGTAACTGCGCACGCCCTGGCGATTGAGGTCGACCGCCTCGGTAACCGCGCCGAGCACAGCAGGGTCATCGGTCAGCTTGGCAACACTTTGCATGACTTTAGGGTCATCGCCGTAGGTTTCCACACAACCTTTGAGAATGCCCCCACCCGCCGCTTCCTGGCCAAGCGATTGCAGCTGCTTGGCCACGGTGAGCGCGGCTTCGACGGAAAAGAACTGGTCCATCTTGTCCAGGCGCTGCATGGCTTGTTCGGTGAGTTTGGCGGCGGTTTCGGGGTCGCCCGCCTGCTGCAGGCTGGCGGCTTTCATCAAACGCGCCCGCACCTGCAAACCCTGGTCGTCGGCGTTGTCCTTGGCCACCTCGCTAAGCACCGTGTTGATTTCGACACGGGCACGTGCATCCAGGCCAAAACCGGCGTTCTTGCTCATCAGCGCCTGCGCCAGCCCAAGGTTGCTTTCAGCATCTTTGTAGCGCGAGCTCTGGCCTTGAGTAACCGCATGGCGGAAGGCTTTCGAGGCGCCTTCGTAGTCCTCGTTGGTCAGCGCCAGTTTGCCCAGCGTGGCCTGACGGCGCACGGCAAGCGGCGACAGGCGCACCGCCTCTTCGAGCATGTTCTGCGCACGCTTGGTATCGCCCTGCGCCACCAGCACATCAGCCATGCCGTCGTACAGGCTCGGCATGATCGGGAACGCCTTCAATGCTTGCTCGTACACGCCCTGAGCCTGGGCATTTTGCCCACGCTTGTGCATCAGGCTGCCCAGCGCCGCATACACCCAAGGCTGGGGGCGGCTGGCCAGGATGCCTTTGAGAAACTTCTCCAGGTCATCGAAGCGGTTCAGGTCGCGCAGTGCATCGGCGCGGTAACGCAGGCACAACGGGGCGAAGCGCGGGTCTTTTTTGCACAGCTCGGCACAGGCCGCCAGCACCTCGGCCGGGCGGCTGCGGTCCAGGGCCTGCAAAATCGGCTTGAGCAACGTCTTGCGCTGGGTGAGCTTGTCCAGCCGCTGGGCCAGGCCAACCCGGTTGAACGGCTTGGTCAGGTAAGCATCGGGCTCGTGCTCGATGGCGCTGAGCACAATGGCCTGGCTGCTTTCGGCGGTCACCATGATGAACACGCATTCATGGCTGATCAGCTTGTCCAGGATCAGGTCT
The genomic region above belongs to Pseudomonas sp. PSKL.D1 and contains:
- a CDS encoding glutathione peroxidase; this translates as MSAFHDLTLKALDGQDLPLAPFKGQVVLVVNVASKCGLTPQYASLEKLQQQFKGKGFNVLGLPCNQFAGQEPGSEKEIQEFCSLNYGVSFPLGAKLEVNGPQRHSLYRLLAGEGAEFPGDITWNFEKFLVGKDGRVLARFAPRTAPDDPTVVQAIEKALD
- a CDS encoding NADH:flavin oxidoreductase; the protein is MPTNPLFQPFALGALELPTRVVMAPMTRTFCPGGVPHDGVVEYYRRRAAAGVGLIITEGTTVGHIAANGYPNVPRFHGEDALAGWQRVVEAVHAEGGRIVPQLWHVGAVRRLGTEPDASVPGYGPSEKVKDGQVLVHGMSQDDIRAVIAAFAQAARDAQRIGMDGVEIHGAHGYLIDQFFWEASNRRTDEYGGDLAGRSRFAIELIEAVRAAVGPDFPIIFRFSQWKQQDYSARLVETPEALGAFLKPLSDAGVDIFHCSTRRFWEPEFEGSPLNLAGWARILTGKPTITVGSVGLDGEFLQFMVDTDKVAKPASLEGLLRRLGDQEFDLVAVGRALLVDAEWAQKVREGREADVLPFSREALTSLA
- a CDS encoding MBL fold metallo-hydrolase: MPPTPSLIRETFPVGPLQCNCTLIGDPLTKKAIVVDPGGDPEKILARLQAHGLTLVSIIHTHAHFDHFMASGKLKELTGATLHLHKDDQVLWDNLEMQCQMFGVPYTPVPSPDRWLGDDEELACGCGVALHTPGHTPGSMSFWFADAKLLIAGDTLFRRGIGRTDLWGGDQRAIVRSIKERLYRLDEDAIVVTGHGPDTKLGDEMRENPFVRA
- a CDS encoding DUF3565 domain-containing protein codes for the protein MHKYVERTSVTNASPDCERTSDRGRPISRITGFHQDEEGHWVVDLSCGHTQHLRHQPPWQARPWVLDPTQRAQRIGEAFACGWCAQQADDATLGR
- a CDS encoding response regulator, with translation MLQYGQKSFLIVDDFTDFRTSTRSMLRELGVRDVDTADSGEQALRMCGQKRYDYILQDFHLGDGKKNGQQVLEDLILDKLISHECVFIMVTAESSQAIVLSAIEHEPDAYLTKPFNRVGLAQRLDKLTQRKTLLKPILQALDRSRPAEVLAACAELCKKDPRFAPLCLRYRADALRDLNRFDDLEKFLKGILASRPQPWVYAALGSLMHKRGQNAQAQGVYEQALKAFPIMPSLYDGMADVLVAQGDTKRAQNMLEEAVRLSPLAVRRQATLGKLALTNEDYEGASKAFRHAVTQGQSSRYKDAESNLGLAQALMSKNAGFGLDARARVEINTVLSEVAKDNADDQGLQVRARLMKAASLQQAGDPETAAKLTEQAMQRLDKMDQFFSVEAALTVAKQLQSLGQEAAGGGILKGCVETYGDDPKVMQSVAKLTDDPAVLGAVTEAVDLNRQGVRSYQLGQLNEALQMFRKALSLQPKNISIALNTAQALLRIGGEPTPPAFLQECRNCLTNVAGIPSSDSRFDRYRKLHIKVFGA
- a CDS encoding methyl-accepting chemotaxis protein, coding for MFNSKLKKEIQQLREDLSSVEQVKCSLDSEMLVLQLDPQGRIEQVNSNFEQEMLYRAEQLIGRNIEDFVPAHVKKLDFHQRMKTAITRGEHLNGAFRLLRGNGEEAWLRSILQPVKNSEGRIKHFTLHSSDLTRTIETSREHESLIKALMRSTAVIEFNLDGVVLTANDRFLQTVGYNLEQVRGKHHRMFCEPEEANSAGYQAFWDKLRRGEYVADRFKRIDAHGRTIWLEASYNPIFDAHDVLYKVVKFATVITEQVNQEQAVAQAADIAYTTSLETDSSARKATDVVTQTVEVMRGLEGSMQSAADGIQALDKQSKVIGAIIKTISDIAGQTNLLALNAAIEAARAGEQGRGFAVVADEVRQLASRTSSATEEIAKVVQQNEQLAQAAVDIIDTSKRQAEQGLALAADTGGVIVEIQEGAKKVVDAVGQFSSQLGH
- a CDS encoding FKBP-type peptidyl-prolyl cis-trans isomerase, translated to MLIAANKAVSIDYTLTNDAGETIDSSAGGAPLVYLHGAGNIIPGLEKALEGKQAGEELNVTIEPEDAYGEYLAELVSTLNRSLFEGVDELEVGMQFHASAPDGQMQIVTIRDIDGDDVTVDGNHPLAGQRLTFQVKVVNVRDASEEEIAHRHIHGEGGHHH
- a CDS encoding OmpA family protein; the protein is MFTMRRLIIVATAAALMTGCAGQNPYDNQGQAQGGSTGMSKTAKYGGLGALAGAIAGAAIDHNNRGKGALIGAAAVGAAAAGYGYYADKQEAELRAQMANTGVEVQRQGDQIKLIMPGNITFATDSANIAPSFYSPLNNLATSFRQFNQNTIEVVGFTDSTGSRQHNMDLSQRRAQAVSTYLTSQGVDASRVSVRGMGPDQPIASNADANGRAQNRRVEVNLKPIPGQQYEQQGQVQQYP
- a CDS encoding sensor histidine kinase; its protein translation is MSQDNQGLDFSTVIASTVHDLKNSLSALIQSHDQWLARLPEELRSGTEQGVIEHEFRHLNGMLVQMLGLYKLGANQLPLCPDYHELDDFIEAQLAAHQQVLERNDILATWRIDTDNPLGFFDRELVATVIANVVTNATRYAGHALLISIAEEDEQLVISVNDDGPGYPARMLERQQDYTQGIDAQSGSTGLGLYFAARIAALHERDGVRGRIEIANGGALGGGLFRLYLP
- a CDS encoding glycosyltransferase family 4 protein, with translation MNTPALRITLVSETFPPEINGVANTLGRLSDGLRQRGHRVEIVRPRQPGEKPFKDDQDLLLCRGWGLPGYPGLQWGEVSMHKLLRRWRRHRPDVLYIATEGPLGLSALRAARRLGIAVVSGFHTNFPQYSGQYGLGLLARLLTHYLRWFHRRTATTLVPSQSQRLELQRRGFERLALMARGVDACLFNPCRRSPALRDSWGLGPNDIAVLHVGRLAAEKNLALLHPCFEALQKAYPQQRLRLVVVGDGPLRATLERQLPEAVFCGAQRGEVLAEHYACGDLFLFPSLTETFGNVVLEAMASGLAVVAYDEAAAAQHIRHGHSGALAMPADQAGFIDAACWLLEEQETLRRVRLNARQHASRQGWPAIVEQFETHLHDACLAMASGRQTASSSLAIKPGSSAPHG
- the pta gene encoding phosphate acetyltransferase; protein product: MQTFFIAPTDFGVGLTSISLGLVRTLERAGLKVGFFKPIAQPHPGDTGPERSSELVARTHGIKPPPPLSLAQVERMLGDGQLDELLEEIIRLYQQACLGNDVVVVEGMVPTRHASYAARVNLHLAKSLDAEVILVSAPENEVLSELSGRVELQAQLFGGPRDPKVLGVILNKVRTDESMADFATRLREHSPLLRGNDFRLLGCIPFQPELNAPRTRDVAELLGAQVLNAGDYEQRRMNKIIICARTVANTVPLLTPGTLVVTPGDRDDIILAVSLAALNGVPLAGLLLTSDSKPDPRILGLCRGALQAGLPILSVSTGSYDTANQLNSLNREIPVDDRERAEFITDFVASHLDAAWLHQRCGTPREMRLSPAVFRYQLIQRAQQANKRIVLPEGAEPLLVQAAAICQARGIARCVLLAKPEDVEAVARAQGITLPADLEVLDPDLIRGRYVEPMVDLRKSKNLNAPMAEQQLEDPVVLGTMMLALDEVDGLVSGLVHSTANTIRPALQLIKTAPGASLVSSVYFMLFPEQVLVYGDCVMNPHPGAGELAEIARQSAESAQAFGIAPRVAMISYSSDSASDEEVGKVREATRLAQEAERELVIDGPLQYDAAANPEIARQLAPHSPVAGRATVFVFPDLNTGNTTHKAVQRSTDGVSLGPMLQGLRKPVNDLPRGAQVDDIVHTIALTAIQASAL